The Christiangramia flava JLT2011 genome has a segment encoding these proteins:
- a CDS encoding DUF481 domain-containing protein, whose protein sequence is MNQPIFSRFLLIIGIMLPGIIQAQLVNIESKRMQTDSIRFALNADFSLNYANNNGTNVTQINGALTTQLKSKDLKSIYFLIGTYKLIDSENKNLQNAWFLHGRYNYKFNQLLRLEAFLQGQYNQLLVVEQRNLAGIGLRVKWMDKENFTGYAGNSYMYEIEHSDEAGTIDHNHRNSTYLTLSYFPKSQRFSVANTVYYQPLYRDLKDYRILEQFRLDIPLAKWFKVFSIFNYYFDSKTPLGGEEYTSNLNFGLGISL, encoded by the coding sequence ATGAACCAACCCATATTTTCCAGATTTTTACTGATCATCGGGATCATGCTACCGGGGATCATTCAGGCCCAGCTTGTGAATATCGAATCCAAACGCATGCAAACCGATTCGATCAGGTTTGCCCTGAATGCCGATTTCTCCCTGAACTATGCCAACAATAACGGGACAAACGTCACCCAGATAAACGGCGCGCTCACTACGCAGCTGAAATCAAAAGACCTGAAAAGTATTTATTTTCTTATAGGAACCTATAAACTTATCGACAGTGAGAATAAAAACCTGCAAAATGCCTGGTTTCTTCACGGCCGGTATAATTATAAATTCAACCAGCTACTCCGGCTGGAAGCTTTCTTACAAGGTCAATACAACCAACTTTTGGTCGTGGAGCAGCGAAACCTCGCCGGCATTGGCCTTCGGGTAAAATGGATGGATAAGGAGAATTTCACCGGTTATGCCGGTAACAGTTATATGTACGAGATCGAGCACAGCGATGAGGCTGGGACCATAGACCATAATCATCGAAACAGCACCTATCTCACGCTGTCCTATTTTCCGAAGTCGCAGCGCTTTTCAGTAGCCAATACGGTTTATTACCAGCCGCTTTACAGAGACCTCAAGGATTACCGCATTCTGGAGCAGTTCCGGCTGGACATTCCGCTGGCGAAATGGTTTAAGGTTTTCAGTATTTTCAACTATTATTTTGATAGTAAAACGCCGCTTGGAGGGGAAGAATACACTTCAAATCTTAATTTTGGGCTGGGAATCAGTTTATAA
- a CDS encoding 3-keto-disaccharide hydrolase codes for MNHCKNLLLTGLASLTFAQLSAQEYPNTPPEESPMPMKPEMTEIWEPEVEVVTPGEKLGDAPSDAIILFGGENLEQWVSQSDSTKAAPWEVKDGYFQVSPGTGGIQTKMKFGDCQIHLEWSAPDDAAHRGQGRGNSGLFFQDRYELQILDSYENRTYANGQAGSIYKDHPPLVNAMRSPDKWNTYDVIYTAPRFKEDGRLDSEAKITVLHNGVVVQNDATIHGLTLYIGLHNYPEAHGEDVIALQDHGTKVQFRNIWIRRL; via the coding sequence ATGAATCATTGTAAAAATTTGCTGCTTACCGGTTTGGCGAGCCTCACATTCGCTCAACTTTCTGCACAGGAATATCCCAATACACCACCGGAAGAATCTCCTATGCCTATGAAACCCGAAATGACGGAAATTTGGGAGCCAGAGGTGGAAGTGGTCACTCCCGGCGAAAAACTGGGCGATGCACCTTCAGACGCGATCATCCTTTTTGGTGGTGAAAACCTGGAACAGTGGGTAAGCCAGTCAGATTCTACAAAAGCGGCACCCTGGGAGGTCAAAGATGGCTATTTCCAGGTTAGTCCGGGTACTGGTGGCATTCAAACCAAGATGAAATTTGGCGATTGCCAGATCCATTTAGAATGGAGTGCGCCAGATGATGCTGCGCACCGAGGACAGGGTCGCGGAAATAGCGGTCTCTTTTTTCAGGATCGCTACGAATTGCAGATTCTGGACTCATATGAAAACCGAACTTATGCCAACGGACAGGCTGGAAGTATTTACAAGGATCACCCACCGCTGGTCAACGCCATGCGTTCCCCTGATAAATGGAATACCTATGACGTGATCTATACCGCACCTCGTTTCAAGGAAGACGGAAGACTGGACAGCGAAGCAAAGATCACTGTTTTGCATAACGGTGTGGTCGTGCAGAATGACGCAACTATCCACGGTCTTACGTTATATATCGGCTTACACAATTACCCGGAAGCGCACGGCGAGGATGTGATCGCCCTGCAGGATCACGGAACGAAAGTGCAATTTCGAAATATCTGGATCAGGAGGCTATAA
- a CDS encoding vWA domain-containing protein, translated as MKSILLLIIAFSFSQISARTITGTVIDESGLSLPGVNILVKGTNTSAQTDIDGKFSIEASKGDILTFSFIGFITEKIKIKDQTILEVVLKESRESLDEVILLQNDAERSLSGVVSGISYANPPENTESYKPIEENIFKRVGNAPLSTFSIDVDRAGYSNIRRMINNGQDIPVDAVKIEEMINYFNYDYSQPTGNDPFSINTEVAATPWNDQTQLVKIGLQGKIIPLDDVPASNLVFLIDVSGSMNSPNKLELLKSAFKLLTDNLREQDKVAMVVYAGAAGVVLEPTSGNEKAKIKEALQKLQAGGSTAGGEGIKMAYKIAEEHFIEGGNNRVILATDGDFNVGASSDRAMEDLIEEKRNSGVFLTCLGFGMGNYKDSKMETLADKGNGNYAYIDNMQEAKRVLGTEFGGTIYTIAKDVKIQVEFNPGKVAAYRLIGYENRLLNDEDFNDDQKDAGELGSGHTVTALYEIIPVGVKSKFLKEVDDLKYSRMKNKDFGEELLTVKFRYKEPDGNNSKLITKTVNSPETEKEPSEDLKFMSAVALFGMNLRESEYSNNCGNDVVIDLAEAGRGADGDGYRAEFIRLVKTYE; from the coding sequence ATGAAATCAATTTTACTACTGATAATTGCATTCTCATTTAGCCAAATTTCAGCAAGAACAATTACCGGAACGGTCATAGACGAAAGTGGCCTGAGTTTGCCGGGAGTCAATATCCTGGTAAAAGGAACCAATACTTCGGCTCAGACCGACATTGACGGAAAATTTTCAATCGAGGCCAGTAAAGGCGATATTCTTACCTTCTCGTTTATTGGCTTTATTACGGAAAAGATCAAAATTAAAGACCAAACAATTCTTGAAGTAGTCTTGAAAGAATCGCGGGAATCACTAGATGAGGTGATTTTGTTACAGAATGATGCAGAAAGAAGCCTTAGTGGTGTAGTTTCTGGAATTTCTTATGCCAATCCGCCAGAGAATACCGAGTCATATAAGCCCATCGAGGAAAACATTTTTAAGCGTGTGGGTAACGCACCGCTTTCCACATTTTCGATAGATGTGGACCGCGCAGGTTACAGCAATATTCGCCGGATGATCAATAATGGACAGGATATTCCGGTAGATGCGGTAAAAATTGAAGAAATGATCAATTATTTCAATTATGATTATTCACAGCCTACCGGAAATGATCCATTTTCCATCAATACCGAAGTGGCAGCCACGCCGTGGAACGACCAGACCCAGTTGGTCAAAATTGGTTTACAGGGAAAGATTATTCCGCTGGACGACGTTCCGGCATCGAACTTGGTTTTCCTGATAGATGTTAGCGGCTCCATGAACAGTCCCAATAAACTGGAATTATTGAAATCAGCCTTTAAACTGCTAACCGATAACCTTCGGGAGCAGGACAAAGTGGCGATGGTGGTCTACGCAGGAGCGGCAGGTGTGGTGCTGGAACCCACCAGTGGGAATGAAAAAGCGAAAATCAAGGAGGCTCTCCAAAAGTTGCAGGCGGGAGGTTCAACCGCGGGGGGCGAAGGAATCAAAATGGCCTATAAGATCGCTGAAGAGCATTTTATCGAAGGCGGAAATAACCGCGTGATCCTGGCAACCGATGGTGATTTTAATGTGGGCGCCAGCAGTGACCGCGCGATGGAAGATCTTATTGAAGAAAAACGTAACAGTGGTGTTTTCCTCACCTGTCTCGGCTTCGGAATGGGGAACTATAAAGATTCGAAAATGGAAACCCTGGCTGATAAAGGTAACGGAAATTATGCCTATATCGATAACATGCAGGAAGCCAAACGGGTGCTGGGAACCGAATTTGGTGGTACGATCTATACCATTGCTAAAGACGTAAAAATCCAGGTGGAATTCAACCCTGGTAAAGTCGCGGCTTACCGACTCATTGGTTATGAAAACCGACTGCTGAATGACGAAGATTTCAATGATGATCAAAAAGATGCCGGGGAACTGGGCAGCGGTCATACAGTTACTGCGCTTTACGAGATCATCCCGGTTGGCGTAAAATCCAAATTTCTGAAAGAGGTGGATGACCTGAAATATAGTAGGATGAAAAACAAGGATTTTGGAGAGGAATTACTCACGGTCAAATTTCGGTATAAGGAACCGGATGGGAATAACAGTAAGCTGATCACGAAAACGGTCAATTCCCCGGAAACCGAAAAAGAGCCAAGTGAAGATTTAAAGTTCATGTCGGCCGTGGCCTTATTCGGAATGAATCTTCGGGAATCTGAATATTCCAATAACTGCGGAAATGATGTCGTGATAGACCTCGCGGAAGCCGGTCGGGGAGCAGACGGGGATGGTTACCGGGCGGAGTTCATCCGGCTGGTGAAAACCTATGAATAA
- a CDS encoding efflux RND transporter periplasmic adaptor subunit, whose amino-acid sequence MKKIPLLIGFLAVLCSIGCNSHKEENHEEETFQVTTPVRIDTSFTKEYVCQIHSIRHIELRAMEKGYLKNIKVDEGQHVEKGQLMFQIMPNIYQAELQKAKAESEAAKIEFENTKLLADSDVVSPNELALSKANYDKAQAEVNLAQTHLGFTDVRAPFSGIMDHLEVREGSTLEEGELLTSLSDNSKMWVYFNVPEAEYLDYMMNTRNDQQQNVNLLLANNKKFDQDGVVETIEGEFNNETGNIAFRATFPNPKGILRHGETGNILMTIPLKNAMLIPQKATFEVLDKRYVFTVDEKNVVHQTEIKTGAELPHLFVVESGLKENDRVLLEGIRMVKNNQEIHAEMEDPNEVLANLDLYTE is encoded by the coding sequence ATGAAGAAGATCCCACTTTTAATTGGTTTTCTTGCCGTGCTGTGCAGCATTGGCTGTAATTCTCATAAAGAGGAAAATCATGAGGAAGAAACATTCCAGGTAACCACGCCTGTAAGAATCGACACTTCCTTTACCAAAGAATACGTGTGCCAGATCCACTCCATTCGCCATATCGAACTTCGTGCGATGGAAAAAGGTTACTTAAAAAACATCAAGGTAGATGAAGGGCAGCACGTAGAAAAAGGGCAATTGATGTTCCAGATCATGCCCAATATTTACCAGGCCGAACTTCAGAAAGCTAAAGCTGAAAGCGAAGCGGCCAAGATCGAATTTGAAAACACCAAATTACTGGCAGACAGCGATGTGGTCTCTCCCAATGAGCTGGCCCTCTCAAAGGCCAATTATGACAAGGCTCAAGCGGAAGTAAACCTTGCACAAACCCATCTTGGATTTACAGATGTTCGCGCTCCCTTCAGCGGGATCATGGACCATCTGGAAGTTCGTGAAGGCAGTACGCTGGAAGAAGGCGAATTGCTTACATCCCTTTCAGATAACAGCAAAATGTGGGTGTATTTCAATGTGCCGGAGGCGGAATATCTGGACTACATGATGAACACCAGGAACGACCAGCAACAAAACGTGAATTTATTGCTGGCCAATAATAAGAAGTTTGACCAGGATGGTGTCGTAGAGACCATCGAGGGAGAATTCAACAACGAAACCGGAAATATTGCTTTCCGTGCCACTTTTCCAAATCCGAAAGGTATTCTGAGACATGGGGAAACCGGGAATATCCTGATGACCATCCCACTGAAAAATGCGATGCTGATCCCACAAAAAGCCACTTTTGAGGTATTAGACAAACGCTATGTATTTACGGTAGATGAGAAAAATGTGGTGCATCAAACCGAGATCAAAACCGGCGCCGAACTACCCCATCTATTCGTGGTGGAATCTGGCCTAAAGGAAAATGACCGGGTGTTGCTGGAAGGAATCAGGATGGTAAAAAATAATCAGGAGATCCATGCTGAAATGGAAGATCCGAACGAAGTGCTCGCGAATCTTGATCTATACACCGAATAG
- a CDS encoding efflux RND transporter permease subunit, with the protein MFKKFIHRPVLAIVISVIIVFVGMLAIKQLPISQFPQIAPTTVNVFIAYPGSSADVLVKSTLIPLETSINGVQGMRYIASDATSAGEGTLRVIFEPGTDPNDAVVRVKTRVDQVMPLLPELVQREGVTITPVQPSMLMYVNLYSKEKHTDEKFLYNYAYTRIVPEIQRINGIASAQILGSRKFAMRVWLKPDRMRAYNISAEEVLEAMEDQSILARPGRLGRSSGKKAQALEYVLTYQDRYSEPQQYKDIILRANGEGEMITLGDVADVELGSEFFDIYSNLDGKPSASIVLKQTFGSNGSDVIADVKEKLKELKEDLPPGVDYKISYDVSNFLDASIEQVLHTLRDAFILVAIVVFLFLGDWRSTLIPIIAVPVSLVGAFFVMQIFGLSINLITLFALVLAIGIVVDNAIVVVEAVHVKMEEENLTPYKASSEVLGEIGGAIIAITLVMVSVFIPISFMSGPVGVFYRQFSITMAGSIVISAVVALTLTPVLCAMLLKNTHGKPRKKSPINRFIDWFNRGFERLTGRYVGFLNYIVNRRVITFGILLAFCVGIFVTNKILPAGFIPSEDQGMIYAIIQTPPGATLERTNDVARKLQKLSEEVEGVESVSSLAGYEIMTEGRGSNAGTCLINLKPWSDREHSVHEIMEELEEKSKDLGATIEYFEPPAVPGFGSSAGFSLRLLDKTNSTDYHEFERINNEFLEELGKRKELSGLFTFFAANYPQYELKINNKAAMQKGVSIGKAMENLNILIGSTYEQGFIKFGRFFKVYTQAAPEYRGMPSDLEELYVKNEEGEMVPYSSFMTMEKKLGPNEITRYNLYNSAAIRGLPAKGYTTGDAIEAIREVAKEKLPRGYDIAWEGLSYDEANRGNDALFIFIIVLVFVYFVLAAQYESFLLPFAVLLSLPVGVFGSFLLLKLMGLSNDVYAQIGVIMLVGLLGKNAVLIVEFAVQKHRQGMSVLEAAIEGAKMRFRPILMTSFAFIAGLIPLVIASGAGAIGNRTIGGSALGGMLIGTIFGVIIIPGLYFIFGKMSEGKSLIRDEYDETFTEEFMRTSEGEGSISSRLRKINKKLKKLMKRKEDE; encoded by the coding sequence ATGTTTAAAAAGTTTATCCATAGACCGGTTTTGGCGATCGTGATCTCGGTGATCATCGTATTCGTCGGGATGCTGGCGATCAAGCAACTGCCTATTTCGCAGTTCCCGCAGATCGCGCCAACCACGGTCAATGTTTTCATAGCCTATCCCGGGTCCAGCGCCGATGTACTGGTGAAATCTACACTGATTCCCCTGGAAACCTCGATCAACGGGGTGCAGGGAATGCGCTACATCGCTTCGGATGCAACCAGTGCCGGGGAAGGAACGCTCCGTGTGATTTTCGAACCAGGAACAGATCCCAATGATGCGGTAGTGCGGGTAAAGACCAGGGTTGACCAGGTCATGCCTTTGCTACCGGAACTCGTGCAACGCGAAGGGGTGACCATTACGCCAGTACAGCCTAGTATGCTGATGTATGTGAACCTGTATAGCAAGGAAAAACATACCGATGAAAAGTTCCTGTACAATTATGCGTATACCAGGATCGTTCCTGAAATTCAGCGTATCAACGGTATCGCCAGTGCGCAAATTCTCGGTAGCCGTAAATTCGCCATGCGTGTCTGGCTAAAACCAGACCGTATGCGTGCCTATAATATTTCCGCGGAAGAAGTCCTGGAAGCCATGGAAGACCAGAGTATCCTGGCCCGCCCTGGTCGCCTTGGACGGAGTTCGGGTAAAAAAGCTCAGGCCCTGGAATACGTCCTTACCTACCAGGACCGGTACAGCGAACCGCAGCAGTATAAAGACATTATCCTGAGAGCCAACGGCGAAGGGGAAATGATCACCCTCGGCGACGTGGCAGATGTGGAACTGGGAAGTGAATTCTTCGATATCTATTCCAACCTCGACGGAAAACCTTCAGCTTCCATCGTACTGAAACAAACCTTTGGCAGTAACGGTAGCGACGTGATCGCTGACGTAAAGGAAAAACTAAAGGAACTGAAAGAAGACCTGCCCCCGGGAGTAGATTACAAAATTTCTTATGACGTTTCCAACTTTCTGGATGCGTCTATCGAACAGGTATTGCATACCCTGAGGGATGCATTCATCCTGGTGGCGATCGTGGTATTTCTATTCCTGGGAGACTGGCGTTCGACCCTGATCCCGATCATCGCCGTGCCGGTCTCACTGGTAGGAGCCTTTTTCGTGATGCAGATCTTCGGTTTGTCGATCAACCTCATCACGCTTTTCGCACTGGTGCTCGCAATCGGTATTGTGGTAGATAATGCGATCGTTGTGGTGGAGGCGGTTCACGTAAAAATGGAAGAAGAAAACCTCACGCCATACAAAGCATCTTCCGAAGTTCTTGGAGAGATTGGTGGCGCGATCATCGCGATCACACTGGTGATGGTTTCGGTGTTTATACCGATCTCTTTTATGTCGGGTCCTGTTGGAGTGTTCTACCGCCAGTTCTCGATAACCATGGCCGGGTCTATCGTAATTTCCGCAGTAGTGGCACTAACACTCACACCGGTTCTTTGTGCAATGCTCCTGAAGAACACCCACGGAAAACCTCGCAAAAAATCACCTATCAACCGTTTTATCGACTGGTTTAACCGCGGCTTTGAAAGACTTACCGGAAGATATGTAGGCTTCCTGAACTATATCGTAAACCGAAGAGTCATAACCTTTGGAATTTTACTTGCATTCTGTGTTGGGATCTTCGTGACCAATAAAATCCTGCCGGCAGGATTTATCCCCAGTGAAGACCAGGGAATGATCTATGCGATCATCCAGACACCTCCGGGAGCAACCCTGGAACGAACCAATGATGTTGCCAGAAAACTTCAGAAACTGAGTGAGGAAGTTGAAGGTGTGGAATCGGTTTCATCACTGGCCGGTTACGAGATCATGACCGAAGGTCGTGGTTCCAACGCGGGTACCTGCTTGATCAACCTGAAACCATGGTCTGATAGGGAACATTCGGTTCACGAGATCATGGAAGAATTGGAAGAAAAGAGTAAGGATCTTGGAGCTACGATCGAATATTTTGAGCCGCCAGCGGTTCCAGGTTTCGGATCTTCTGCCGGTTTCTCGTTGCGTTTGCTGGATAAAACCAACTCGACAGATTACCATGAATTCGAAAGAATCAACAATGAATTTCTGGAAGAGCTGGGCAAGCGAAAAGAACTTAGCGGACTGTTCACCTTTTTCGCAGCTAATTATCCGCAGTATGAATTAAAGATCAATAACAAGGCGGCTATGCAAAAAGGGGTATCCATTGGTAAAGCGATGGAAAACCTGAATATCCTGATTGGTAGTACCTACGAGCAGGGATTCATCAAATTTGGTCGATTCTTCAAAGTTTACACACAGGCCGCTCCGGAATACCGTGGGATGCCTTCAGACCTGGAAGAATTATATGTGAAGAACGAAGAAGGAGAAATGGTACCCTATTCTTCTTTCATGACCATGGAGAAAAAACTGGGACCCAATGAAATCACTCGTTACAACCTGTACAATTCGGCAGCGATCAGAGGTTTACCGGCAAAAGGTTACACCACCGGTGATGCCATTGAAGCCATTCGTGAAGTAGCCAAGGAAAAACTTCCAAGAGGTTATGATATTGCCTGGGAAGGTCTTTCCTACGACGAAGCCAACCGTGGAAACGATGCTCTGTTCATTTTCATTATCGTCCTCGTTTTCGTGTATTTCGTACTGGCCGCTCAATATGAAAGTTTCTTACTGCCGTTCGCGGTACTGCTTTCCTTGCCGGTTGGAGTTTTTGGCTCCTTCCTGTTACTGAAGCTTATGGGACTTTCCAACGATGTGTATGCCCAGATCGGGGTAATCATGCTGGTAGGGCTTCTAGGTAAGAACGCGGTACTGATCGTGGAATTTGCCGTTCAGAAACATCGCCAGGGAATGAGCGTGCTGGAAGCTGCCATCGAAGGCGCAAAAATGCGTTTCCGACCTATTCTAATGACTTCTTTTGCCTTTATCGCCGGGTTGATCCCATTGGTGATCGCCAGCGGAGCCGGCGCCATTGGTAACCGAACGATTGGTGGTTCGGCGCTGGGTGGTATGCTCATTGGGACCATATTCGGGGTGATCATCATCCCGGGGCTTTATTTCATCTTCGGAAAAATGTCTGAAGGAAAAAGCCTGATCCGCGATGAGTATGATGAAACCTTTACCGAAGAGTTCATGCGCACCAGCGAAGGTGAAGGAAGCATTAGCTCCCGTTTGCGCAAGATCAACAAAAAACTGAAAAAATTAATGAAAAGAAAAGAAGATGAATAG
- a CDS encoding TolC family protein codes for MNRLSIFQSKYAKPVCIGILATFCLYSCVPSREIREANTSLPGGYQDSIQQDTVNSAAMNWKDFFRDEKLQELIDTALVHNQELNITMQQVAMAKNEIRARKGEYLPSVNLQAGAEVEKVGRYTSQGANDANTDIRPEEEFPEPLPNFMAGVFASWELDVWKKLRNSKKAAVMEYLSSVEGQHFMVTNLISEIAQSYYELIALDNELAIIDQNLDIQGNALKTIRIQKQAARATELGVRRFEAEVLKNKSERYAVQQEIVETENRINFLIGRAPQHVDRNSQNFTEASLDSLYTGIPSQLLTNRPDIRQAEFELEAAKLDVKSARANFYPSFEIHAGVGLEAFKPEFLTTTPESLLYNLAGDMVAPLINRNAIKATYATANARQLQAVYDYEKTILNAYIEVSNELSNIDKLQKSYELKQDQVEALTQSIDLTNKLFRSARADYMEVLLTQRDALESKMDLVETRKEQLLARVSMYRNLGGGWQ; via the coding sequence ATGAATAGACTATCGATCTTCCAATCAAAATATGCAAAACCCGTCTGTATAGGCATTTTAGCAACTTTTTGCCTGTACAGCTGTGTACCGTCACGGGAAATCAGGGAGGCCAATACCTCCCTGCCCGGCGGTTACCAGGATAGCATTCAGCAGGATACGGTGAATTCCGCAGCGATGAACTGGAAAGATTTTTTCCGGGACGAAAAACTGCAGGAGCTTATTGACACCGCGCTGGTGCACAACCAGGAACTGAATATTACCATGCAGCAGGTGGCCATGGCCAAAAACGAGATCAGGGCACGCAAAGGTGAATATTTGCCCTCAGTGAACCTGCAGGCCGGCGCTGAAGTGGAAAAAGTAGGCAGGTACACCAGTCAGGGCGCCAATGATGCGAATACCGATATTCGCCCAGAGGAAGAATTCCCGGAGCCGCTGCCAAATTTCATGGCAGGCGTTTTCGCTTCCTGGGAACTGGATGTGTGGAAAAAACTTCGGAATTCCAAAAAAGCCGCGGTGATGGAATACCTCTCTTCCGTGGAAGGGCAGCATTTCATGGTCACGAATCTCATTTCAGAGATCGCGCAGTCTTATTACGAATTGATCGCGCTGGATAACGAACTGGCGATCATCGATCAGAACCTGGACATCCAGGGAAATGCGCTGAAGACCATCCGTATTCAGAAACAAGCGGCAAGAGCGACCGAGCTTGGAGTTCGCCGTTTCGAAGCAGAAGTACTCAAGAATAAGAGTGAGCGTTACGCCGTACAGCAGGAAATCGTGGAAACCGAGAACCGCATTAATTTCCTCATCGGAAGAGCGCCACAACACGTCGATCGGAATTCCCAAAATTTCACGGAAGCTTCCCTGGACAGCCTTTATACGGGAATTCCATCGCAGCTGCTTACCAATCGCCCGGATATCAGGCAGGCAGAATTCGAACTGGAAGCTGCAAAACTGGACGTGAAGTCGGCAAGAGCTAATTTCTATCCAAGTTTTGAGATTCATGCTGGTGTTGGACTGGAAGCATTTAAACCGGAATTTCTAACCACCACGCCAGAGTCGCTTTTATACAACCTGGCGGGTGATATGGTGGCGCCGCTGATCAACCGGAACGCGATCAAAGCAACTTATGCCACGGCAAACGCCCGGCAACTGCAGGCTGTATACGATTATGAGAAGACCATTCTAAATGCCTATATCGAAGTTTCCAACGAGCTTTCGAATATTGACAAGTTGCAGAAAAGTTATGAATTGAAACAGGACCAGGTGGAGGCACTCACACAGTCTATCGATCTCACCAATAAGCTTTTCCGTTCAGCAAGAGCAGATTATATGGAAGTCTTGCTCACACAACGTGATGCACTGGAATCGAAAATGGACCTGGTGGAAACCAGGAAAGAACAACTGTTGGCGCGGGTATCCATGTACCGCAATCTCGGTGGCGGCTGGCAATAG
- a CDS encoding glycoside hydrolase family 43 protein encodes MNTRTISLLLLFFMMSLPKVFAQEQAENPIIFADVPDLSMVKHGDNYYMSSTTMHMSPGVPIMKSKDLVNWEIVSYAYDTLADIPELRLEAGKNAYGRGSWASSLRFHDGRFYVSTFSGTTGKTYIFSSEDPESGKWEKASFSPSLHDNSLVFDNGKVYMIYGGGSIRIVELESDFSGVKPETDHVLIENASAPAGEDIMLPAEGSQLFKHDGKYYLFHITWPRNGMRTVVIHRADNLLGPYKGKLALQDLGVAQGGLIEGPDGNWFSYLFRDYGAVGRIPYLVPVVWKDGWPVLGKDGKVPEKLELPKSKGLIPGIVASDEFKRENAENSLPLVWQWNHNPENDYWSLKEKPGYLRLTNFRKDTTFLQTRNTLTQRTFGPKSSAEISLELGGLKNGDVAGLGLLQSKYGLVGIRKEKDRLSLISMKGENGKNWIEESIPYNSETVFLKVVCDFENKKDEAQFYFSEDGENWKSIGSILKMEYKLTHFMGYRFALFNYATQETGGFADFDYFRMSE; translated from the coding sequence ATGAACACACGAACGATCAGCTTACTCCTGCTGTTTTTCATGATGAGCCTGCCCAAAGTGTTTGCCCAGGAGCAGGCTGAAAATCCCATCATTTTTGCCGATGTTCCCGATCTTTCCATGGTCAAACACGGCGATAATTATTATATGAGCAGCACGACGATGCACATGAGTCCCGGTGTACCGATCATGAAATCAAAGGACCTGGTGAACTGGGAGATCGTAAGCTACGCTTATGATACGCTGGCCGATATTCCTGAATTGAGGCTCGAAGCTGGCAAAAATGCTTACGGGCGTGGTTCTTGGGCCAGTAGTCTGCGCTTTCATGATGGAAGGTTCTATGTTTCCACATTTTCCGGAACTACGGGTAAAACCTATATTTTTTCTTCGGAAGATCCGGAAAGCGGTAAATGGGAAAAAGCTTCATTTTCTCCCAGCCTGCACGATAATTCTTTAGTTTTTGACAACGGAAAAGTCTATATGATTTATGGCGGCGGAAGTATTCGCATTGTGGAACTGGAATCAGATTTTTCTGGAGTCAAACCGGAAACCGATCATGTCTTAATAGAAAATGCCAGTGCGCCGGCGGGGGAGGATATTATGCTGCCAGCCGAAGGTTCGCAGCTTTTCAAGCACGATGGTAAATATTATCTTTTTCATATTACCTGGCCTCGAAACGGAATGCGAACCGTAGTGATCCACCGCGCCGATAATTTGCTCGGGCCATATAAAGGGAAACTGGCTTTGCAGGATCTGGGTGTGGCACAGGGAGGCCTGATTGAAGGCCCGGACGGAAATTGGTTTTCTTATTTGTTTCGGGATTATGGCGCTGTGGGAAGGATCCCATATCTCGTTCCTGTAGTATGGAAAGATGGCTGGCCGGTCCTGGGGAAAGATGGTAAAGTTCCTGAAAAACTGGAACTTCCAAAAAGTAAGGGATTGATCCCTGGAATTGTTGCTTCGGATGAATTTAAGCGTGAAAATGCTGAAAATTCGCTGCCTTTGGTTTGGCAATGGAATCATAACCCCGAAAATGATTACTGGAGTCTTAAAGAGAAACCGGGTTATCTTAGACTAACGAATTTCCGAAAAGACACTACTTTTTTACAAACGCGAAATACCTTAACACAACGTACTTTTGGACCAAAAAGCAGTGCTGAGATCAGCCTGGAGTTGGGCGGACTAAAAAATGGGGATGTAGCCGGGCTTGGCTTACTGCAGAGCAAATACGGGCTAGTAGGCATTCGAAAGGAAAAAGACCGGTTGTCGCTGATTTCCATGAAAGGCGAAAATGGTAAGAACTGGATCGAGGAAAGTATTCCTTATAATTCAGAAACCGTTTTTCTGAAGGTTGTATGTGATTTTGAGAATAAAAAAGATGAAGCCCAATTTTACTTTTCCGAAGACGGCGAAAACTGGAAATCTATTGGAAGTATCCTGAAAATGGAATATAAACTAACCCATTTTATGGGCTATCGTTTCGCGCTATTCAATTATGCCACTCAGGAAACAGGCGGGTTTGCTGATTTTGACTATTTCCGCATGAGCGAATAA